In the genome of Nicoliella spurrieriana, the window ATTTAAAAGTAAATTTTGATACTTACGCTGGAGAGGTCAAGGCCATTCGTGACGTTAGCTTCGACTTGAAAAAGGGTGAGACCCTAGCAATCGTTGGGGAGTCTGGTTCCGGTAAAACGGTTACCACCCGTACGATCATGGGGCTCATGGCTAACAATGCTAAGGTTGCTGGCGGAAGTATTAAGTATAAAGACAAAGAACTATTAAAGTTAAGTGAAAAGGAATTGAGTGAATTACGGGGGAACGACATCGCCGAAATTTTCCAAGATCCAATGACTTCACTGGACCCAACCATGAAGATTGGGCGCCAGGTGGCTGAACCATTGATGATTCATCAAGGCCTAGATAAGAAGACCGCAATGGCCAAGGCACTGAAGATGCTTCAATTGGTTGGAATTACTAACGCTGAAGCACGGATTAACGACTTCCCACACCAATTTTCAGGTGGGATGCGGCAACGGATCGTGATTGCGATTGCGTTGGTCAATAATCCTGAAATCATCATTGCCGATGAACCAACGACCGCGTTGGATGTTACGATTCAAGCGAAAATTTTGGATTTAATGAACGAATTGAAGACTAAAATTGATACTTCAATTATTTTCATTACCCATGATTTAGGGGTCGTTGCTGGAAT includes:
- a CDS encoding ABC transporter ATP-binding protein encodes the protein MENQNDILEVRDLKVNFDTYAGEVKAIRDVSFDLKKGETLAIVGESGSGKTVTTRTIMGLMANNAKVAGGSIKYKDKELLKLSEKELSELRGNDIAEIFQDPMTSLDPTMKIGRQVAEPLMIHQGLDKKTAMAKALKMLQLVGITNAEARINDFPHQFSGGMRQRIVIAIALVNNPEIIIADEPTTALDVTIQAKILDLMNELKTKIDTSIIFITHDLGVVAGMADRVAVMYAGKIVEYGTVDEIFYNPKHPYTWGLLNSMPTVNTKKNALPSIPGTPPDLLEPPKGDAFAPRNPYVLKIDTLEQPPFFKVSDTHYAATWLLDKRAPKVTPPEQIVERQRTYAKLKGLTLEQVQGGE